One genomic segment of Bradyrhizobium diazoefficiens includes these proteins:
- a CDS encoding LacI family DNA-binding transcriptional regulator, protein MGRKRTKSGKIRLAEVAELAGVSPITASRFFRNPEALSLAKRTRVESAARELGYVPNLAARALASQRTEVIGVLIPSLTNNVFSDVLRGIYDASEGSRYSIQLSNTRYSILQEEKLLRLFLAQKPAGLIVTGIDQTTESRAMLEAADCPIVQIMEIGPNPVDMMIGFSHYDAARAAIAHLFAQGHRRIGFVGARMDPRVQRRLDGYGSAMKDAGLFEQRLVVTTATPTSVTLGGALFTDLLGREPGLDAVFCANDDLALGVLFECRRREIAVPEQIAIVGFNDLEFMASAVPTLTSVRTNRYEMGKTAATMLIDAIDGRRPEQPVLDLGFKVIERQSSSARRSDNRPAVSGVGVANKMVALPTSHD, encoded by the coding sequence ATGGGTCGAAAACGCACCAAGTCAGGCAAAATCCGGCTGGCCGAAGTCGCCGAGCTTGCCGGCGTCAGTCCGATTACGGCGTCCCGCTTCTTCCGGAATCCGGAGGCGCTGTCGCTCGCCAAGCGGACGCGGGTCGAGAGCGCAGCCAGGGAGCTCGGCTACGTGCCGAACCTGGCGGCACGCGCGCTGGCCTCGCAACGCACCGAAGTGATCGGTGTGCTGATCCCCTCTCTCACTAATAACGTGTTCTCGGACGTGCTGCGCGGCATCTATGACGCCTCCGAAGGCAGCCGCTACTCGATCCAGTTGTCCAACACCCGCTACAGTATTCTCCAGGAAGAGAAGCTGCTGCGCCTGTTCCTGGCGCAGAAGCCGGCCGGGCTGATCGTCACCGGCATCGACCAGACCACGGAATCGCGTGCGATGCTGGAGGCCGCCGATTGCCCGATCGTGCAAATCATGGAGATCGGGCCCAACCCGGTCGACATGATGATCGGCTTTTCGCACTATGATGCAGCCCGCGCGGCGATCGCCCATTTGTTCGCGCAAGGCCACCGCAGGATCGGCTTCGTCGGCGCGCGTATGGATCCCAGGGTGCAGCGGCGGCTCGACGGATACGGATCGGCCATGAAGGACGCCGGCCTGTTCGAGCAGCGCCTCGTCGTCACGACGGCGACACCGACCTCGGTGACGCTCGGTGGCGCTCTGTTCACCGATCTGCTCGGACGCGAGCCCGGCCTCGACGCAGTGTTCTGCGCCAATGACGACCTCGCGCTCGGCGTTCTGTTCGAATGCCGGCGCCGGGAGATCGCGGTGCCCGAGCAGATCGCGATCGTCGGCTTCAACGATCTCGAATTCATGGCCTCCGCCGTCCCGACGCTGACCAGCGTGCGCACCAACCGCTATGAGATGGGCAAAACCGCCGCCACCATGCTGATCGATGCGATCGACGGACGGCGGCCGGAACAGCCGGTGCTCGATCTCGGCTTCAAGGTGATCGAGCGGCAAAGCTCGTCGGCGCGGCGTTCGGACAACAGGCCAGCCGTATCAGGCGTGGGCGTGGCGAACAAAATGGTAGCGTTACCAACTAGCCATGACTAG
- a CDS encoding IlvD/Edd family dehydratase: MTKKPTNGHAPAGNGTRRHLRSQEWFNNPHNPGMTALYMERYLNYGLTRAELQSGKPIIGIAQTGNDLSPCNRHHIELAHRVREGIREAGGIAMEFPTHPIQETGKRPTAALDRNLAYLGLVEILYGYPLDGVVLTTGCDKTTPACMMAAATVNLPAIVLSGGPMLNGWHNGERTGSGTIVWKSRERLAAGEIDYEEFMEIVASSAPSVGHCNTMGTASTMNGLAEALGFSLPGCAAIPAPYRERGQIAYETGKRIVEMVWEDLKPSDILTRKAFENCIVINSAIGGSTNAPIHINALARHIGVELTIDDWQKFGHDVPLLVNMQPAGFYLGEEFHRAGGVPAVVRELMKHKRIHEDAITVNGRGIGENCKNAPAPDNDVIWAYDKPLVKDAGFLVLKGNLFDSAIMKTSVISKEFRDRYLSNPKDLNAFEGRAIVFEGPEDYHARIDDASLDIDEHCVLFIRGTGPIGYPGGAEVVNMQPPAALIKRGIHSLPCIGDGRQSGTSGSPSILNASPEAAANGGLAILRTGDKVRIDLNKGSANILISDEELKKRHAELKANGGFKHPPNQTPWQELYRNTVGQHATGACVEIATRYQNVAGTFGVARDNH; the protein is encoded by the coding sequence ATGACAAAAAAGCCAACCAATGGGCACGCACCCGCCGGTAACGGCACGCGCCGCCACCTCCGCTCGCAGGAATGGTTCAACAACCCGCATAATCCGGGCATGACCGCGCTCTATATGGAGCGCTATCTGAACTACGGCCTCACCCGCGCCGAGCTCCAGTCCGGCAAGCCGATCATCGGCATTGCGCAAACCGGCAACGACCTCTCTCCCTGCAATCGCCATCACATCGAGCTCGCCCACCGTGTCCGCGAAGGCATCCGCGAGGCCGGCGGCATCGCGATGGAATTCCCGACCCACCCCATTCAAGAGACCGGCAAGCGTCCGACCGCGGCGCTCGACCGCAACCTCGCTTATCTCGGCCTGGTCGAGATCCTCTATGGTTACCCGCTCGACGGCGTGGTGCTGACCACCGGCTGCGATAAGACCACACCCGCCTGCATGATGGCGGCGGCGACCGTGAACCTGCCGGCGATCGTGCTGTCGGGCGGCCCGATGCTCAACGGCTGGCACAATGGCGAGCGCACCGGCTCCGGCACCATCGTCTGGAAATCGCGCGAGCGGCTCGCCGCCGGCGAGATCGACTATGAAGAGTTCATGGAGATCGTGGCCTCCTCGGCGCCCTCGGTCGGCCATTGCAACACCATGGGTACCGCCTCGACCATGAACGGCCTTGCCGAAGCGCTCGGCTTCTCGCTGCCGGGCTGCGCCGCGATCCCCGCCCCCTACCGCGAGCGCGGCCAGATCGCCTACGAGACCGGCAAGCGCATCGTCGAGATGGTCTGGGAAGACCTCAAGCCCTCGGACATCCTGACCCGCAAGGCGTTCGAGAACTGCATCGTGATCAACTCGGCGATCGGCGGCTCGACCAACGCGCCGATCCACATCAACGCGTTGGCCCGCCATATCGGCGTCGAGCTCACGATCGACGACTGGCAGAAATTCGGCCACGACGTGCCGCTCCTGGTCAACATGCAGCCGGCCGGCTTCTATCTCGGCGAGGAATTCCACCGCGCCGGCGGCGTGCCGGCCGTGGTGCGCGAGCTGATGAAGCACAAGCGCATCCATGAAGACGCCATCACGGTCAACGGCCGCGGCATCGGCGAGAATTGCAAGAATGCGCCAGCTCCCGACAACGACGTGATCTGGGCCTATGACAAGCCGCTGGTCAAGGACGCCGGCTTCCTGGTGCTGAAGGGCAATCTGTTCGATTCTGCGATCATGAAGACCTCAGTGATCTCCAAGGAATTCCGCGACCGCTATCTCAGCAACCCGAAGGACCTCAACGCGTTCGAGGGCCGCGCCATCGTGTTCGAGGGTCCCGAGGATTACCACGCGCGGATCGACGATGCCTCGCTCGACATCGACGAGCATTGCGTGCTGTTCATCCGCGGCACCGGGCCGATCGGCTACCCTGGAGGAGCCGAGGTCGTGAACATGCAGCCGCCGGCGGCCCTGATCAAACGCGGCATCCACTCCCTGCCCTGCATCGGCGACGGCCGCCAGTCCGGCACGTCGGGCTCACCCTCAATCTTGAATGCCTCGCCGGAAGCGGCCGCCAATGGCGGTCTTGCGATCCTTAGGACCGGCGACAAGGTCCGCATCGACCTCAACAAGGGCAGCGCCAACATCCTGATCTCGGACGAGGAGCTGAAGAAGCGCCACGCCGAACTCAAGGCCAATGGCGGCTTCAAGCATCCGCCGAACCAGACGCCCTGGCAGGAGCTTTATCGCAACACCGTCGGCCAGCACGCGACCGGCGCCTGCGTCGAGATCGCCACGCGGTACCAGAACGTCGCCGGCACCTTTGGCGTGGCGCGCGATAATCACTAG
- a CDS encoding SDR family oxidoreductase, translating to MADRLKGKRAVVTAAAAGIGRACAIAFAREGATVIATDINEAGIAGLSKEGIAETAKLDVRNTADVNAFAKRIGKIDILLNAAGFVHHGTILECSEEDFDFSFDLNVKSMHRTIKAFLPDMIAGGGGSIVNISSCAALRPPANRYVYSSSKAAVSLLSRAVALDFITKGIRCNAICPGTVETPSMLDRAAAQGPQGKEMFISRQKMGRLGTADEIAAMAVYLGSDESAFTTGVDLVVDGGYML from the coding sequence ATGGCAGACCGCCTCAAGGGAAAGCGTGCCGTCGTCACGGCAGCGGCAGCAGGCATCGGGCGCGCATGCGCGATCGCATTCGCGCGTGAAGGCGCAACCGTCATCGCCACCGACATCAACGAGGCCGGCATCGCAGGCCTTTCCAAGGAAGGCATCGCCGAGACCGCAAAGCTCGATGTCCGCAACACCGCCGACGTCAATGCCTTCGCCAAGCGCATCGGCAAGATCGACATCCTGCTCAACGCGGCCGGCTTCGTGCACCACGGCACCATCCTGGAGTGCTCGGAGGAGGATTTCGACTTCTCGTTCGACCTCAACGTCAAGTCGATGCACCGGACCATCAAGGCCTTCCTGCCCGACATGATCGCGGGCGGCGGCGGCAGCATCGTGAACATCTCGTCCTGCGCGGCCTTGAGGCCGCCGGCGAACCGCTACGTTTACAGCTCGTCCAAGGCGGCGGTGTCGCTGCTGTCGCGCGCGGTCGCGCTCGACTTCATCACCAAGGGCATCCGCTGCAACGCGATCTGCCCCGGCACCGTCGAGACGCCCTCGATGCTCGACCGCGCCGCCGCGCAGGGGCCCCAGGGCAAGGAGATGTTCATTTCCCGCCAGAAGATGGGCCGGCTCGGCACCGCCGACGAGATCGCCGCCATGGCAGTCTATCTCGGCAGCGACGAGAGCGCCTTCACCACCGGCGTCGACCTCGTCGTCGACGGCGGCTACATGCTCTGA
- a CDS encoding SDR family NAD(P)-dependent oxidoreductase: protein MNKIDLNGRVAVVTGGAQGFGRAIAERFVASGAKVAIWDFDAALAEKTAKEIGDNVRVFEVDVTDTAAVEQARDATLGAFGKIDILVNNAGIAGVNKPVWETDLEEWRKVLRINLDGPFICCKAIVPVMLKQKYGRIVNIASIAGKEGNPNAAHYSTSKAGLIALTKSLGKELAAHDILVNAVTPAAAKTAIFDQMTQQHIDFMLSKIPKGRFVQVEELAAMVSWLASEDCAFSTGAVFDISGGRATY from the coding sequence ATGAACAAGATCGATCTCAACGGCCGCGTCGCCGTCGTCACCGGCGGCGCGCAGGGCTTTGGCCGCGCCATCGCCGAGCGCTTCGTCGCCTCCGGCGCCAAGGTCGCGATCTGGGATTTCGACGCGGCGCTGGCTGAGAAAACGGCAAAAGAGATCGGCGACAACGTCCGCGTCTTCGAGGTCGACGTCACCGATACCGCGGCCGTCGAGCAGGCGCGCGATGCGACGCTGGGCGCCTTCGGCAAGATCGACATCCTCGTCAACAATGCCGGCATTGCCGGCGTCAACAAGCCGGTCTGGGAGACTGACCTCGAGGAATGGCGCAAGGTGCTGCGCATCAACCTCGACGGCCCCTTCATCTGCTGCAAGGCGATCGTGCCTGTCATGCTCAAGCAGAAATACGGGCGGATCGTGAACATCGCCTCGATCGCCGGCAAGGAAGGCAATCCCAACGCCGCGCATTATTCGACCTCCAAGGCCGGCCTGATCGCGCTGACGAAGTCGCTCGGCAAGGAGCTCGCCGCGCATGACATTCTGGTGAATGCGGTGACGCCGGCGGCCGCCAAAACCGCGATCTTCGACCAGATGACGCAGCAGCATATCGACTTCATGCTGTCAAAAATCCCGAAGGGGCGCTTCGTGCAGGTGGAGGAGCTCGCGGCCATGGTGAGCTGGCTCGCATCCGAAGATTGTGCCTTCTCCACCGGCGCGGTGTTTGATATTTCCGGTGGACGGGCGACCTATTGA
- a CDS encoding serine hydrolase domain-containing protein, whose amino-acid sequence MQFGRRDFVKLAAGAGALPLLSRTTLAQLAPNPPSIRPPSPAERGTMARLARTFMDKYDVPALSFAIGYAGAIIHEDAFGLADRERNESVTPRHLFRIASVSKMITSVTIFRLIEENRLKLTDRVFGPGALLGTDYGQPPYSAGIEQITLELLLTHTGGGWSNDNRDPMFTHPRMDHAELIAWTLANRPLDRPPGQRYAYSNFGYCVLGRVIEKLTGQLYAEHVRTEVLARCGVTDMAIAGNTRDQRQAGEVAYYGQGESPYDMKVRRMDSHGGWIATPSDLVQFLMHVDGYTRPANILRPRSIQVMTTAPGYSPDYAKGFCVNKSDNWWHNGSLPGTSTIAVRTHGGFCWAAFTNTRRGDSNMDGDLDNLNWSMARQVGEWRVA is encoded by the coding sequence ATGCAATTCGGTCGTCGGGATTTCGTGAAGCTTGCAGCCGGCGCAGGCGCGCTGCCACTGCTGTCGCGCACAACGCTCGCGCAACTCGCGCCCAACCCGCCGAGCATCCGCCCGCCCTCGCCGGCCGAGCGCGGCACCATGGCGCGGCTCGCGCGCACCTTCATGGACAAATACGACGTGCCGGCGCTGTCCTTTGCGATCGGCTATGCCGGCGCGATCATCCACGAGGATGCCTTCGGTCTTGCCGATCGCGAGCGGAACGAGAGCGTGACGCCGCGGCATCTGTTCCGGATCGCCAGCGTCAGCAAAATGATCACCTCGGTCACGATCTTCCGCCTGATCGAGGAGAACCGCCTCAAGCTGACGGATCGCGTATTCGGCCCGGGTGCGCTGCTCGGCACCGATTACGGGCAGCCGCCCTACTCCGCCGGCATCGAGCAGATCACGCTCGAGCTTCTGTTGACCCACACCGGCGGCGGCTGGAGCAACGACAACCGCGATCCCATGTTCACCCATCCGCGGATGGACCATGCCGAGCTGATCGCCTGGACGCTCGCCAACCGGCCGCTGGACCGGCCGCCGGGCCAGCGTTACGCCTACTCCAATTTCGGCTATTGCGTGCTGGGGCGCGTGATCGAGAAGCTCACCGGCCAGCTCTATGCCGAGCACGTGCGCACCGAGGTGCTGGCGCGCTGCGGTGTCACCGACATGGCCATCGCGGGCAACACGCGCGACCAGCGCCAGGCCGGCGAAGTTGCCTATTACGGCCAGGGCGAGAGCCCCTACGACATGAAAGTGCGACGGATGGATTCCCATGGCGGCTGGATCGCGACGCCATCGGATCTCGTCCAGTTCTTGATGCATGTCGACGGCTACACGCGGCCGGCGAACATCCTGCGGCCGCGCTCCATCCAGGTCATGACCACCGCGCCCGGCTACAGTCCGGACTATGCCAAGGGCTTCTGTGTCAACAAATCAGACAATTGGTGGCACAATGGCAGCCTGCCGGGCACGAGCACGATTGCCGTGCGCACCCACGGCGGCTTCTGCTGGGCGGCCTTCACCAACACCAGACGCGGGGATTCCAACATGGACGGCGATCTCGACAATCTCAACTGGAGCATGGCTCGCCAGGTCGGCGAATGGCGGGTGGCCTGA
- a CDS encoding GFA family protein — protein MIREGGCLCGAVRFKAEGEPLNVRICHCRLCQKAMGSPFFARAQFDQRALTVEGETERYASSENIDRVFCKRCGTRLFAWRRNGTLAGVSLATFDDRNAFAPTEHIWVSEKPSWLKLDDGLRQYEGTIPA, from the coding sequence ATGATCCGGGAAGGTGGATGCCTGTGCGGCGCGGTGCGGTTCAAGGCGGAGGGCGAGCCGCTTAACGTCCGCATCTGTCATTGCCGCTTGTGCCAGAAGGCGATGGGCTCGCCGTTCTTCGCCCGCGCGCAATTTGATCAACGCGCGCTCACCGTCGAGGGCGAGACGGAGCGCTATGCGTCGTCCGAGAACATCGACCGCGTGTTCTGCAAACGCTGCGGCACGCGCCTGTTCGCCTGGCGCCGCAACGGCACGCTGGCGGGCGTTTCGCTCGCGACTTTCGACGATCGCAACGCCTTTGCACCGACCGAGCACATCTGGGTGAGCGAGAAACCGTCGTGGCTGAAGCTCGATGACGGCCTGAGGCAATATGAGGGGACGATTCCGGCTTGA
- a CDS encoding site-2 protease family protein — protein MNISFYDISVWVLPLVLAITFHEAAHAFVAHRLGDNTAWQLGRVSFNPIRHIDPFGTLILPAMLLFAHSPFLFGYAKPVPVNFRKLGNPRLDMVWVALAGPATNILLALAAALALHAVPFAPAGAAQWIFDNLKNALVINAILAVFNMMPIPPLDGGRVAVGLLPRPLALPLARLEPFGMLILIGLLILLPLAGSQFGLNLDVISAILRTLTGYVIQTVLFLTGNA, from the coding sequence GTGAACATTTCCTTCTATGATATTTCGGTGTGGGTGCTGCCGCTGGTGCTCGCCATCACCTTCCACGAGGCGGCTCATGCCTTCGTCGCGCACCGGCTCGGCGACAACACCGCCTGGCAGCTCGGCCGTGTCAGCTTCAATCCAATCAGGCATATCGACCCGTTCGGCACGCTGATCTTGCCGGCGATGCTGCTGTTCGCGCATTCGCCGTTCCTGTTCGGCTATGCCAAGCCGGTGCCGGTCAATTTCCGCAAGCTTGGCAATCCTCGGCTCGACATGGTTTGGGTGGCGCTGGCCGGCCCCGCCACCAATATCCTGCTGGCGCTGGCGGCGGCTCTCGCCCTCCACGCCGTGCCCTTCGCCCCGGCCGGCGCGGCGCAGTGGATCTTCGACAACCTGAAGAATGCGCTGGTCATCAACGCCATCCTGGCCGTCTTCAACATGATGCCGATCCCGCCGCTCGACGGAGGGCGGGTCGCGGTCGGGCTGCTGCCGCGGCCGCTCGCTTTGCCGCTGGCCCGGCTGGAGCCGTTCGGCATGCTGATCCTGATCGGGCTCTTAATCCTGCTGCCGCTCGCGGGCTCGCAGTTCGGTCTAAATCTTGATGTTATTTCAGCAATACTGCGAACGTTGACCGGTTATGTGATTCAGACTGTTCTCTTCCTGACCGGCAATGCGTAG
- a CDS encoding TonB family protein translates to MSDVELEPRSSRRLWILAAVVALALHAGGAALALASLQADDGEEGLGAAGAEFAVEMTSPPAQESDMPPGPTDSVAQEERPELPEQKAEKQETELPQDRPQQVEEADRIVTEQKAKKEQDDDPKVAAVETPAMEAAQKQIDMERQTFEDATRETEKATAPVLGIGKDLLKVTADWNRKISAHLAAHKVNPEGREPNNQTAKVSFSLNRRGNVISVDVVQSSGDAAYDAAAVSMVHKSDPFPTPPAALTQDRFERTVDIIFTPPDAKKKKKTAQRQ, encoded by the coding sequence ATGTCGGACGTCGAACTTGAACCCAGATCATCGCGGCGGCTGTGGATTTTGGCGGCGGTGGTGGCGCTCGCGCTCCATGCCGGCGGGGCCGCGCTTGCGCTCGCCAGCTTGCAGGCCGACGATGGCGAGGAGGGGTTGGGCGCGGCGGGGGCGGAGTTTGCCGTCGAGATGACGTCGCCGCCGGCTCAGGAGTCCGACATGCCACCCGGGCCCACCGACTCCGTGGCACAGGAAGAGCGTCCGGAGCTTCCGGAGCAGAAGGCGGAGAAGCAGGAGACGGAGCTTCCGCAAGATCGGCCGCAGCAGGTCGAGGAGGCTGATCGCATCGTCACCGAGCAGAAGGCGAAGAAGGAGCAGGACGACGATCCGAAGGTGGCGGCCGTCGAGACTCCGGCGATGGAAGCGGCGCAAAAGCAGATCGACATGGAGCGGCAGACTTTCGAAGACGCCACCCGCGAGACCGAGAAGGCGACGGCGCCGGTGCTCGGCATTGGCAAGGACCTCTTGAAGGTGACGGCCGACTGGAACCGCAAGATCAGCGCGCATCTTGCCGCGCACAAGGTCAATCCGGAGGGCAGGGAGCCCAATAACCAGACTGCGAAGGTGAGCTTCTCGCTTAACCGAAGAGGCAACGTGATTTCGGTCGACGTCGTGCAGTCGTCCGGGGACGCGGCTTACGATGCTGCCGCGGTCTCCATGGTCCACAAATCCGATCCGTTCCCGACACCGCCCGCTGCGCTCACCCAGGACCGGTTCGAGCGCACCGTGGACATCATCTTCACGCCGCCGGACGCGAAGAAAAAGAAGAAGACGGCTCAGCGCCAGTAA
- the exbD gene encoding TonB system transport protein ExbD — protein sequence MGVSLADNDTDDDDFAETHDINVTPFIDVILVLLIIFMVAAPLSTVDLPIDLPTSSATPQKKPDKPTYLSIKRDLGLAIGEESVNRADLIATLDGMSDMSKDKYVFLRADRFVPYGELMGVMELLRSGGYTRVKLVALEGPGTPAGSGAAAPAQP from the coding sequence ATGGGCGTTTCGCTCGCAGACAATGATACCGACGACGACGATTTCGCGGAAACGCATGACATCAACGTCACGCCGTTCATCGACGTCATCCTGGTGCTGCTGATCATCTTCATGGTCGCAGCTCCGCTCTCGACTGTCGATCTGCCGATCGACCTGCCGACCTCGAGCGCGACGCCGCAGAAGAAGCCGGACAAGCCGACTTATCTCAGCATCAAGCGCGACCTCGGGCTGGCGATCGGAGAGGAGTCCGTCAACCGGGCCGATTTGATCGCGACCCTCGATGGCATGTCCGACATGAGCAAGGACAAATACGTCTTCCTGCGCGCCGATCGCTTCGTGCCTTATGGTGAGTTGATGGGCGTCATGGAGCTGTTGCGCTCCGGCGGCTACACGCGGGTCAAGCTGGTTGCTCTTGAGGGCCCGGGCACGCCGGCAGGGTCGGGTGCCGCTGCCCCTGCGCAGCCATAG
- the exbB gene encoding tonB-system energizer ExbB — MKIMSSPASLAAALMLAAAWFASPVSAQTQTAPAQPTAQAASPAPAAAPAAQAPAASTAAPAAQPAPVTAVTQKADNVSVAPAMKELSPWVMFMSADVIVKAVMIGLAFASLMTWTVLIAKSIELSVASSKLRSALKKIAEARSLAEAQMALGAKEGILPSFLAAALREARMSAGLSSDAGIKERAASSFQEIVRAEARRIRIGMGVLATIGSTSPFVGLFGTVWGIMNSFIGISKSQTTNLAVVAPGIAEALLATAIGLVAAIPAVIIYNHFSRVTKSYLELVSRASGAAARLLSRDLDRSHGSAHSRAAE, encoded by the coding sequence ATGAAGATCATGTCCTCACCCGCAAGCCTCGCCGCAGCCTTGATGCTGGCGGCCGCCTGGTTCGCATCCCCCGTTTCTGCCCAGACACAGACCGCGCCGGCGCAACCGACGGCTCAGGCGGCTAGCCCGGCTCCGGCCGCTGCACCTGCCGCGCAGGCGCCGGCGGCCTCGACGGCTGCTCCGGCTGCGCAGCCCGCCCCCGTCACTGCGGTTACTCAGAAGGCCGATAACGTGTCCGTCGCCCCGGCGATGAAGGAACTGTCGCCCTGGGTGATGTTCATGTCCGCAGACGTCATCGTAAAGGCGGTGATGATCGGGCTCGCCTTCGCATCGCTGATGACCTGGACCGTCCTCATCGCCAAATCGATCGAGCTGTCGGTCGCATCGAGCAAGCTTCGTTCGGCGCTGAAGAAAATCGCGGAGGCGCGCTCGCTCGCCGAGGCGCAGATGGCGCTCGGCGCCAAGGAAGGCATTTTGCCGTCGTTCCTGGCGGCAGCCCTGCGCGAGGCGCGGATGTCGGCCGGGCTGTCCAGCGATGCCGGCATTAAGGAGCGCGCGGCCTCGAGCTTCCAGGAGATCGTGCGCGCCGAGGCGCGGCGCATCCGCATCGGCATGGGGGTGCTCGCGACGATCGGCTCCACGTCGCCCTTCGTCGGCCTGTTCGGCACGGTCTGGGGCATCATGAACAGCTTCATCGGCATCTCGAAGTCGCAGACCACCAATCTTGCCGTGGTCGCGCCCGGCATCGCCGAGGCGCTGCTCGCCACCGCGATCGGCCTCGTCGCCGCGATCCCCGCGGTCATCATCTACAACCACTTCTCGCGGGTGACGAAGAGCTATCTCGAGCTGGTCAGCCGCGCTTCGGGCGCTGCGGCGCGACTGCTCTCGCGCGATCTCGATCGTAGCCACGGCAGCGCGCATTCGCGCGCGGCGGAGTGA
- a CDS encoding Fe2+-dependent dioxygenase, producing the protein MLTCLPGVLSKDDVADFRRIMDASAWEDGRSTAGAQSAMVKRNEQLPPDSEVARTLGHRIISVLTSNPRFIAAAIPLQIFPPLFNRYAADSGHHFGLHVDNAIRGDRLTGLRIRTDVSVTLFLAEPDEYDGGELVIEDSYGSHEVKLRAGDCVLYPSTSLHLVTPVTRGTRVASFFWLQSMIRDDQARSMIFDLDTAIQALVERLGRDDPETVKLTSIYHNLIRYWAEV; encoded by the coding sequence ATGTTGACATGCCTGCCTGGCGTTCTCAGCAAGGATGATGTGGCGGATTTCCGCCGCATCATGGACGCCAGCGCATGGGAGGACGGCCGCTCGACCGCAGGCGCACAGTCGGCGATGGTCAAGCGCAACGAGCAATTGCCGCCGGACAGCGAGGTCGCGCGCACGCTCGGCCACCGCATCATCTCGGTGCTGACGTCGAACCCGCGCTTCATCGCGGCGGCCATTCCGCTCCAGATCTTCCCGCCGCTGTTCAACCGCTATGCGGCGGACAGCGGCCATCATTTCGGGCTGCATGTCGACAATGCGATCCGCGGCGACCGGCTGACCGGCCTTCGCATCCGCACCGACGTGTCGGTGACGCTGTTCCTTGCCGAACCGGACGAGTATGATGGTGGCGAACTTGTGATCGAGGACAGCTACGGTTCGCACGAAGTCAAGTTGCGAGCCGGCGACTGTGTGCTCTATCCGTCGACCAGCCTCCATCTGGTCACTCCGGTGACGAGGGGAACGCGGGTTGCGTCTTTCTTCTGGCTTCAGAGCATGATACGGGACGATCAAGCCCGGAGCATGATCTTTGACCTCGACACCGCGATACAGGCGCTGGTGGAACGGCTCGGGCGTGACGATCCCGAAACGGTCAAATTGACGAGTATCTATCACAACCTCATTCGCTACTGGGCCGAAGTATGA